The genomic segment TGAGCACTGAAGGCTCAAACAGCAAAAGTCAGGTGGAAAACTCCCAACCTTTTAAAATTAGAGCTCATAATATTTAAgctattttttgaaagaaagaggaaggaaccTGATGCAACTTTGAATGGTTGGTCCTTGTTGGGTATAGCATAGCTTACACAGCAGTTATATGCAGGTTTGACCTACTCTGTTCCAATTCACAGATGATAAGATGTTCAAATGCTAAAAATTTACAAAGTGATAGCTGGAAACCAAAGAAACTGACCCTGCAAATCAACCCTCGTCCTTGCCCTCATCAGACTTTCTTTAATGGTGCCTGCTTGACTTGGAACAGCCTCTAAAATCCCACAAGCCAAAAATCTCCCTCTGCACACACAAATTCAAGAATTATTTTGCTTgtgtggccatgctcttcctgccTTTTGGGCATCTCTGTGAGCATAACACAAGAAAGATCCTCACTTTTCTGAGGAGGCAGTCATCATTCGCATTCTGTATCGCGTCTGCTGTTGAGAGACGGCAGAACAGATCCTCGAGGTAAAACCAGTATTAATGCTTCATTACCACTGAGTCTGAATCCTTTACAATATGTCTAATGTAGTGAGACTAGCCAGATAGAAGAGCGCAACCACTGCTCCAGGTAGAATACATAAGGACATAGACTGAGATACACCAATTATTCCTTCAGAGAAGGGAGCCCTGGAAAACAAAGGTTGCAAGCAGTCCAGACTGAAGTGCTCAAGGACAACTCTTCATGAAGACTTCAGGGGCGGAGCAGCAAAACCTGCTGAGGGCTGGGTTTAAAGAGTGAGAGCTGCCTGTGGGATCCAGGATCAAAGGGGGTAAATTGCAGAATGCAAGATGCATGACTTCTGGCCTAGCTATAGAGAGGCCAGGAACCACAGGGCAAGAGAGGGTCTACGTAATCCTATCCAGATCCTGGGAGctttcaattttaaataaaaactaaaatgcaCTTTGAAATGTGACGATTTTCTCTTTGCAACATACAGAAAAGACACCATCACCAGATAATCATCATATTCCATTTATTCTGTATACATTCATAGTGCACGTTAATGTAAGACATGAGCACTCCTCGGGTAACATAGCACTGCTATTGTTCTTTGCCTTTAAGGTTACACCCGGATGAAATATAAAGAGGGACTGAATGCATATCCATAGAAACAACCTGAAGAAGCATTTACACAGCACGATCAACCTCTATGGTCAGAGCAACTCTGAATCCCCGGTGGCCAGAGCCCCGAAGCACCTTTGTTTTTCTGCCACATCAGAAATGCTCAGTATCAAAGACACCAGTACAAGTAACAAGGAGAATCACATGGGAGTAGAGTTTGAGATTACACAGTTGCATCTGGGCCTTCCAACTTTAAAATCACCTTCAGttatgaaggaaaaacaaattagATCCCCTCTTTAGAATTAGCCTTTTCTATACCTTGGCCTGTAAGTGCCAACTTCAAAGCTTTCAGGATTTCCCCTAATGTATTCACTTCTGGTCCTGCTCAGTAACAGGAGTCTAAACCTGTTCTGCTACCTGTGCATGGCATTTCAAGATGAGCCTAGCTTGGTTGAAAAACAAGCTCCCCACAAAGACTGGCTGCACGACCCCACAGAAGCTGTTATTTGAATTACTATGAGGCAACGCATTCATTAACAATCACTCATTAATGATACTTCACAGGGAAGACACCAGCAGAGAGGGCTGAGTAGCATTACGCAGAGGGACAGAGAGAAGACTTTGGCAGAAAATGGCTAAGAGAGCGTACAGCAGTACTACAAAGCCCTGATACAGCACTCTCGCCCCCAGATCAGAAAAGCGTCATAGAAAGGTCAGTACCATTCTCCTGATTTTGCCATGGTGAAACTGAGACGTGGGGACGGGACACGCTCTGCCCACAGCCGCAGAGcaggccagggcagagccagagCAGGATCAGAGGTCGAGAGCGTGAGCGAGAGCTGGTGCAGCACCTCCCCGCCGGCCGTGCTGCACAGACCGCATGCACCTCCCAACGAGAGGTGCGCACATGCAGGTAGCGGCCCTGCTAGCTTGAGACAGGAGTCTGGGAATCAGAGGTATTTAGTCAGTCATTTCTCACTGGAAATAAAGACAGCAACAGCTGAAGctggtttgtttttcctcccaGTGAGCAGCATGGCTTAGGTAATAAAAATAACACTTAGTACTTCAGTAACAACTAACACGTTCAAACCTCTTTGCAAAAATATCGATGCCTTAAACCTCACAGTTTGGCCTCTCCTTTGCTGTCCTCTCCCTGTAAGGCAGGTACAGCGCACAAATGCTCATATCTTCTCTCCCTAGGAGAAAAAGCAGGCACATAGAATGGgatgaaagaagaaacaaaaccccTTCCACAATAAGAGACAACTGAGAGCCAGGAAATGCTATATCCCTAATAAGAGATTCTTGGAAAAGGAACAGGTAAAAGATCTATTTATGCAATCACCAGGGAAGAAATATCCAGAGAAATACCAGAGGAGAAAGTCCAGCTGATTAATTCAAAAACTCAGACAAGAACCACTTAAAGAGGTTAAGTCAAACTCTCTCTGCACAGCACACAGCTCTTCAATCTTGCAAGCAGGGGAAAGGAGACCAGCAAGGATGCAATCCAGGCTCCAGTGGGGCTACGCAAACCTGCTAAGCAGCCAGGTACAGAACCTGGCAGTTAGGTCCATGCTGCCAGGCCCTCACTGCTATCCAGGCTGGCTTCATGTCACTGCCTAGATCTTTCCTTACAAACCAAAGAAAGTCTCAGCAAACACAACAGCTGAACACTGCTCCTTCTTCCAAGCTACCATTCACAGGCGGAACAGGTCAGCACAAGGGGCAACACTAGCATGAACCATCTGCCTTCCAGAACCAGGCTTGGGAAAGCAACAGATCTCATGGTTTCAGTTCAGCTTCAGGGACTAACTCCAGAGAAAAGGGTTTCAGACATACATTTGCATATTCATTTCCTCCTAGTCAACTGCGTGGCATCAGTTAGATGCACGGAGGCCTGGAGGAATCCCTCAATCTCACCACCAGATGTACGGATGTGACCACAAAGGGTGAGGTATTCTGCTCTGTGGAGGTCATCTTGGTTGTGCGGGGTGTACCATGGCTGAAGGGGAGAGTGACAGTCAATGGTTATCCCTAATTTAATTCCCCATCTAAGAAGTAAGCATGCACATATATAATTAGCATGCATCCATTGGGAAAGTCCAGCATACTCGCATGTAAGGCTCAAAGCAACATCTGTAAGAAAGGAAACCATTATACAGAGACAAAGGCAGAATTATGCGATGGTAAAATGAATTCTAGCCACCTGATGGAATACTCTCTTAAATAGCCAATCGGTCACAGCTGTGACTCTACCAAATTTAGTGGCATTACCCCTTGGGGGAATCTGGCGCACAAAAAGTAAATTAAGCAGGGACATGAAAGAGGAAAGCAATCTTTGGAAAGTGCCATAAAAATACAACACACTTCATAAACATGATTTTCAACCAAAAGAAAATAGTATCAGGAAAAGACTCCGAAGAATTACCAGTAGGAATCACTATTCCTAATGCCTGTTACCCAAATCAAAGAGGAGGGAACTGAAAAAACGAGAAAATACTAATTCAAATGCCCTAGCCCTTTCAACCTGCCACTGATTTTTTCTCCCCGAAACTGTTTCAAGTCTGGCCACTAGAGGAAGCTGTGAGACTGGAGAGCACCGCTCAGGTTTTAATATTAGGGAGAAATCCAAGATAACATCACTTCTGTTCCTGATGCTCCAAGAACTGCTGCCTCAGAGTTCAAACACAACTCCagacttttcttccattttcacatCACCTGCGAAACTGAGCATCAAGAAGTTTTGAAAGGATCCTGCTCTTGTGAAGTTAtccacaaaaatgaaaaagtaagaaaagCACTGGCACATGAACATGGTGTGTCCCCTGAAAGCCATAAATGATAAGTGGTTCCCTGCATGAGGTCTCCCATTTAATTGCTTTAACATTAATCAAAACAAACCCAATACAAACAGATAGCTGTGACGAGCTTTACGTCCCCTAAGCTTTCTGGGAGCCTGCAATATCTCACGAGCAAAGCCTGCCGAGCCAGCAACACTGCCCCCTCTACTCAAGGCCACAAGGGAGAACAGGAAGCAAAGCAGAAGACAGTGAAGCAAGACTATCAGACTACTATTCCCTGAAAATAGCAAACACAGAAGCAGCCAACACAGGCCCTCCTTTCACCTTACAGATgagaaaatttaatttttcttctccttttttgaaTAGGTGCAGCATGCACTCCTATAAACAGAGTAAGAAATGTCATAAGGGAACAGCGGTAACGTATTTGCTATGTACACACACAGCTATTTCATAGTGGTCTCCTTGTCACTACTGCTTTCTACGTCCTTGTGAGGTAGGGGAGCATTAGCTTCactggaagaagaaagggagGCACAAGCCAGGCAACATAATTGTCCAGGGGACGTGAAAGTGGTTTGAATGGTCAAGGCCAGCTTTCCCAAATCCAAAGCTAATTTAGAGCCACCTAAACGGGATTCCCCTGGGACACACTGGGAAGCCCAGCCTCTGCTAGGCCTACAGAGAGGAAACATCAGCAGTCAagctgtgctgtcccaaagcccTGAGCTCCCGACAACTACAGACCCTCACACCGGCCTCACCCCGCCGGAGACCCGCAGCAGCCCCGAAGGCCACCAGTGCCCACAGGGAGCAGCCAGTGACACCAAGAAGAGAGGCAGCCCAGGCCTCTCCTACCTTCTCCCTGGACAGGTGAGCAGTCAAGCAGCAGCGGCTTCCTTTGCATTTAACCAACCTGAAAACGTGGCAAAAAGCCTCTTCCATGTGGGTGGGAAAGGGCCCTGACATCTTGCTCCATGTAAACGTCAaacatttcatcctttttttctttctggggggaagaagggaatacatattttgtatttctcagctCAGGCAGTAACACTGGAAAGGCAGGCTTATATGGAGGCTCCCAGGGCACTGACCCTTGCTGTCATGTCAGGGTTCCTACTGCTGTCCCAGAGGGTGATACTTAGAGCTCGTAAACTCTTTATTTAAATAGCTTCCTTAAAGTTTAATACagttgacttttcttttttcaaataaataatttcttttttcacttcCCTAAACAAAACCTAGATTTAGGGGGATACATTACTTGtcttttttccattaaataaaGTTATTTggcatacatataaaaatatattactcAGGTTTCCTTTCAGTTATAAAACACATAATGGTTGAGGTGGAGAACAGAATGGAAGACAAGCACAAGGActtcccccaaaaaagaaaaatcactgaattTCAGCACATGGTGCACTTTGGTTTTACACTGCAATAAACAGCAAGCCAAGAAATTTGTGCTCTGCAGACTCAGGCATGGCATTAGTTATATTTTTATCACTTTTCTTAAATGTACAGCACATGTCTTTGCTCCCAGAAAGGTCACATTCCAATATGATACTATAGCACTTCAGAAATCTGGAAATCAAGTTTCTGGACATCAGAATCAGGTTACAACTGGACGATCAGGGAGGAAAGTGAAGAATATGGACAGCAAAAAGGTGGGACTCCAAACGCAGAGCACTTCTGTCTCATAGAAACATCTAACAGTGGCAAAGAGTAACCCAGGAAGGGATTAGGCTGCAGCATGTCGCCAGGCACAGAATGGCAGTGGAACATCCTGCAATGGGAGAGAAGCAGAGACCCTACACAGCACCTCACACGTAGGCCTGACAGCTCAGCTTGTATTCAGCCCTTGTCTCAGTAGATAAACCCACTTCAAAGGCCATAGATTTATCCAAGAGCCCAATTTAGCCCTTCCAAGTCTACAGTTGTATGAAACAAATTGCACATTCAGTCAAAACACTGATCAAATATTTCGCGTGGATTCAGCCAGGCATGTGGGTGTAGGCAACAACTTTGATGTGACTCCAAGCTTGGCTGCTTTGCAGCTCCGCTCACACTCGCATGTCTCCCGTACCATTTCCCACCCACCCTGCGACAGTGAGCCCCAGTTAGCAAGTTTTGGAttcacagctgctcttttccccccctttgcagTCCAGCAAAGCCACAAACTCTGTTCCGAGATCTGTTCCCCAACAAAGGTTGTGAGCTGCTGAGAGGACGTGTTTCATACTGGCACCAGCTTTCGCAATTATCAATTGcgataaataaacaaacaaataaataaataagagaataaacaaataaataaaacaacaaatcaACAGCTGCCAAAAAGAATCTTTAAAAACCAGAACAGGTAACATACTACTGAAGATTTCTAAACCAAGCCTCAAACTTCTCTCTTATTTGCAGTCTTCCCATTCTCTTTTTAAGCAAGGTCTCCTCAGGAAACCAGGTTTATGTGATCACAGTGTCTATGTCCATGTCTGTCTGTCCTCCTCTGTTAATTTCTGGAGATGCCCAATTCCAATCAAATCTGAGAAAGGGACAGAAGAATCAAAGACTTCTATGGGCTTCAGGAAAATAGGCAACAGAGAAGAGGGGAGACAGCAGTAGCGACTTGAGAGGGAGAAAGACTGCACCAGGAGCTCCCATGTCATCAGGGACCAGAGAAACCacaagggaaaaaacagactTTGGAATGATCCCACTGCAGAGGCTGCTTCCCCTGGAGCTCATCAGGAGTCACAAGGCATGAAATCCCCAAGAAACGAGCTCAATTTGCAGTCAAGCTCCTAAAGCAACTTGCTTTTAGGAACGCTCCTCCACCATGCTACTGCCCTGCCTCTACAGCCAGGCTGTTGGCACCATTCAAGGAGCTGCCAGGAAAGCAGGAGAGTTAGCCCTATTCAAAGTTGTATCCACACAGTGCCAGTTCTACTGCTGGCACCTTCTGCTCCTCTCTCCAGAAAGAAAATTTAACCCTCAAACAACGTCTTCAAAAATCCCAcaagcctttaaaaacaaactacaCAGAAAGAGTGGAGAGGGGAAGACTGACAAACAGACTAGCCTTAACATCAGCTGTAGGAGCCATCCCATGACACCAGGTAATGGGGTAAACAGGAAAGCAGAAGGCAATGGCAAATGGAAGTCACACCGGGCAATACACTGAAGGGCAGATACCGAAGCCACAACACAGTGCTTGCACTTGGCATTCCCCCTTACAGAGGCAGGTCAGTGCTGTTATGTCGAGTTTTCCTTGAAGTCCCATCATCTCTTGGCAGGGCCCTTTGCAAATTGGACATGGCTGCTGTCTTTTTTAGGTCAATGACCGCATAGGAGTCCGTCCGGCGGGCTTCGTGGGTGGCAGGAGGTGGGGCATGGGGGACCAGCGGGTTCTGATGTCCCTTGTGCGGCTCAGCCTCCAGCTCCACCTGGATGTAGTTGAGCTGCCGTGGCTGCTCTGGACAGGGCCGGGGGAAGTCGAAGTTGAACACACTGGACATGCAGTTGCGACGAGGCTTTGGCAGGAAGCCACTGAGCCGCAGGCCACTGCCCCTGTGCAGCGCAGTGTTTTCCGAGTTCATGTAGTTCTGCAGAGGATCATCTTCACCAGCCTCAGGGTAGCCATTGGGGGAAGGTGTCAGTCCATCCCCAGTGTCTGTGTCCTCCTCCCCTCGTTGGAGCGGCTGGCACTCCCACACTGGAGGCAGCGATGGCAAGTTCTCATAGTGTAGCAAAGCCGTTCTGCGATGGGAGCAGCCGGTTAAGCCCAGGTCCTCCCGGGTGAGTTTCAAGCGCCCACCTCGGCGGAGAGACGTGCTGCTGGGGGGCAGCAAGCCGTTGACATTCTCATAGACGCACTGGGGTGAAGGACACTCATCCTCACactcgttgttgttgttgttgggggcACAGAAGTGCATCCTGCACTCCCGGTGGTGCTGACAGATGCTATCTTGTTTCACCATGTGCCTGTAGGTGGATGTGGGACCTAACACAAACTTAACCTCCCCTGGCTGCAGAAAGACCTGGGGATTGCGGTCTTCTAGAGAGCAGCTGTGGTTCCTATGGGGGAAAGGAGGGTGGACTTCAGGCAAGGAGTGCATACAATGTCGGCCCCTCAGCTCCTGATCACCATTGGCTGTGTTCACGTAGATGTGGGACTGCAAGGAGAGAAGCAGAGGGACagtgaaaggagaagagaagagaagagatgaGAACACAGCAGGTTACAGCAGCTGAGAAAACAACAGGAAAGGGAAAGAGTTGGGTGGTTGATGGAgtagaaagagagcaaagaattTCAGAACTTGAGAAGATTTTGGGAAGCAAAAGGTCATTGGTGGATTTGTGGATTGAAGGAGGGACAAAAAGGAGTCCAACTGTAGAAGATTCAGATCATCTGTTTCATGCTAGATACACATATATGGGACAGAACAAAAAGCAAAGCCACcagcaaaatattttactgaGCAGTTTACACTGCAGCTATTGCTGAATTCACAGCTACCTAGGTTTACCTGACAACGTTGAGGACCATAGGATCATGTAGGGCAAATCTTAAAATTCTAAAACCAAGAAAAGAGATCTGAAcaccaaaaataaaatgcagagtcTCAACTTGGGCACGCATCTGCATATCAATTTAGAGGTTGTAGTAACTGATAGACAGAGCAACATGACCTGGACTCGCATAGAAAATTAAGTGCTGCTGTTAAATAATAGCCAAGGCAATATCAGTGGATTAAGGAAGCCAAGTCAGTCCATCACAATAGAGTGTTTGTTCCAGTGAAGCATGAGAGAGCAGAAGCCTCCAAGaccaaaatgaagcaaaagaaacaacGAATGATGAGGTATGAGGATCCCCTGAGCTTTGCTGGAGGAAGAGAAGCCTAGAATTGCACAGGACTGCTAGAGAAACATGCTTGTTGTTCATTGCTTGCAATAAAAGAATTTAGGAGATCCATGTTTACCTGCTCATCAGGCCCAATGAGAGCATGAGTAGAGTCTTCACCCACAGAAGAATGCCTCAGGCTGCTCACGGAGGGGGGGCGAGCTGTGGAATAAGATAGGGTTTCTCCAGGGAAGCTGGGAAATCCATTGGGAAATCCTGGGACAGTGTACCCCAGATCTGGGAGAGAGTTGAGACAGATAACGATTAGAGCATTAATTTGATACAAAATACAGAGGTGGCTGCATTTTCACAATGAGCTGGTCTCTTAAATGCACCCTGGAAGGCAGAATCAGCTTGTCTGGAGAAGTCTTCTACCATGAGGCTCATAGTATACATACAAGGGCTAGGCCCCCTTGTTTAAATTTAAGTCACTCCTAATGGAGGCAGGAATTGAGCAAACCTGAATTCTCCCAGATGTGTTTTCCTTTAGGAACCACCTGATCCTTGTAGGTACTATTTAAAAAGGCCACTTGGCAGAGGTCCAGATGAAAACCAACTGAAGGCTGACAACTTGCTTAACTACTGAAGGgcttttttttgccatttccttGGAAACAAAATATCACATTGCAAACAAGTGGGGCCTTAAAAAAACATGCTGCGTGGGACATGCACAGATGCAAAGAGACAGGTCAGCTGCGAGCCAGTACATGGGAGAGACCcatgggctggaaagggcagcTTTCACACAAGCAATTGCAGATATTGCTCATGTCTctgcattccccctcttctccccagATACTGAAGAAGCCTTACTGTTGGGTGTCTGGGGAGTCCGGGAAATCTCCCGCTCTGTGGGGTGACTGTTCCTGGTGATGACAACAGGCTCTTCCACTACGTTGATACTATTACATTGCATCAGGTCCTGAAGCAAATTAAAGATCTCCTCTGCTCTGGAACACTTAAATGCAAAAATCCCTGCACAGTAACGAAGAAGAGGGTcaaaagagcaaaaaagcaaGCCTGCTTTAACAAGAGTATAATTCTGGGCTATAAATAAACAAGTATGATTGATTTTAACATGTTTAACGCAATCAATCCCTGCAACTCACAGCCACAGGAGAACAACTAACAACTCAGTGGATTAATGAAAGATCAGACATTTCTGTAAGTCGTGAGAATGTTCATCCTTTCATTGGACAGGATAAAAATTTGTTAGGAGGACGTAAATCCTCATGCTTTAAGTCATAAACTGAATAGATATATAAACAGGAAAAGAGTCTCCCTTTTATTATGCAATGACTGGGTAGAAAGTGTCTTGCATCTTTCTTTAAGGCCCATGGCACTAGCCACTAGCCAAAGCAGGACACTAAAGAGAGCTGCCGGGACTTGGTAAGGCAGTTCCTAGACTCCTTACAAACACGCTGACAATTCATAAGGCAATATTTTGTAAGCCACTTTCTATATGCAGCTGCATCCTGATACAACATTCCTGCATAGCATAACCTAttgctgcagcaaagcaaataCGATGCCACAACTACCATCTGAAAAAATGGTGCATTACTAGAAGAAAAAGACCACCTCAATTATCTTACGCGGATTGATCCTACAAGAGCAGAAGTGCGAAAGGGACAAGCTAACTGGTCTTGTTCCATCTCTAATCTTCTATTTTAACTCACTTGGCACCCAGTCCAATTCCCATTGCCAGTGGAAAGTCTTTCCAGTGACCGACGGGAGCTGAATGGGGCCTTGTGGAGTCTGCACCTGAGGGAGGGACAAGAGCACcatatttcaaaaaaatgtaTCAAAATAAACAGTGGCTCCCCAGCTGAGCAGCCCAAACCAGACCTGGTGTGCGCAGAGCTAACCAATCCCAAGCtggcacgcacacacatgcacaagagCCATAGCAACAAGAACAGCATGGCAACAACAGCTCCTAccccaaagaaaaatgtttaaaatactcCAGCCAAAATATAGCTGTATGTGCCTTATTTAAGATGGGGAGCTGCAGCGGGAAGGAATTCTCCAAATAAAATGAACTGAGCAGAAAAATTTCctgcaaggaaaggaagaaacTAATCAAAATACGGTGGCATCCATCCGATTTTTGTCTGCATTAAGACTGATGAGTTAGCATGTGTCTACTGAAAGATCTTCTAATATATGAAGAGCAAATAGCTCTGCTTTATCATCACTATCTGGATCTAAACGAAAAAAGCAAGGCAGAATTCTAATTACTGATCTGCATCCTGCAAAGGCAAAACAGACAACCAAAGACGAGCAATTCCCATTGCTGGCAACTGATAAGCACACAATTCCAGGAGAGGAAAACCCCACttacataaatattaaaaaggagCATACGGCATTACAGATTTGCGCAGCACTTCACACAGACACTGCACAGTCATGTGCTGCCCTTCTGGATAAGAAGGAGTTTGCAAACACATTAGTAGAATGAAgaaacacaaacttttttttttcccattggtcCTATGTGCCAAGAAAATGCtcagttttttaaaagcaagagagACAGACTGGTAAAGGGACTAATAGGCACCATAGTAAAATTGAAGTCTATTCCCAGCTCTGTGATGACTTGGCATGTACTCCTGGGTGAGTCACTTCCCTTCTCTACACACAGCATCCCCATGCATAAGATCTGTAAAACATAAAACTCCTTTGCCCCCATGTTACAAGTTGCTGccaaacagaaaatacaaagcaTTAAGTAGAACTAGTACTAACTAAGGCAGAGAGAATACACTGAGAAATACAAGAATGTGTTTAAACTACTACTGCTACTGATGTGTATGTGGAAGCTCAGAAATTAGCAAATCCTAAGAGACCTGGAAAAGATGCAGATCATGCCCTTTTACTTTCTCCCTGGAGTTGAAAGATGCTTAATAAAGCTTTAGTCTTGCAAAAAGCACTTTCTAGCTCCTAGAAGAACATCTCCAACAACCCCTCCTACCACAGCTAAACATGCTTAGCTCCAAAGCACGGAGCTGGCAGTATAACTAATATCCTGTCCAACACTAAATATGTCTCATCCAGTTAAAACTTGAACTCAAGCCTGTTGTACCGGTTACCTTATGAGAGCTGATACCCTAGTGAAATGAGACTGCTAGATTTCTGCCCAGGTCCTGAGTCTCAATATTGCTAGCGTTAGTGTTTTAATTGGGAGTATTAACCGTATGCGTAGGCACATTCCCGTATTCTGGGGGAAGAGAGGCTGCAAATGAACGTGCTGATTTGTTAGATTCAGGGACTTGGGAAGACATAAGTGTCAACTCACTCGAGCTTCCTGGGAATGGAAACTGCAGAGCTCCTTCCCCCAGGAAACACAACACTCACCCTGCCCTGTCTGGCAGCGACGTCCGCTCTCAAAGGAGAAGAGGTTGGAGTCATAGCCATAGCGGCGCAAGCAGAGGTAGGGCCACCTGACAGCATCTCGCTTGTGAGTGTGCAAGATGAGCTCCGTCTGCGTCAGTTCCATAATCCCAGATCCCAGCTCGTTACCTTCATCGTCCACGTTCGTTACCTGCAGAGGTGACACTGCTCGCATCAGGAAAATCTGTGCACTTGTACCCAAAAAAGTGTTACAGGTTTAAGCCCACCCACGAAGATACTGTAATTCCCATGGACTCCCCCTTCGTTCACtaagatgcatttttttcagttgagAGCATGAATTCATTGCTGGCAGAAGGCGCCAAGTCGGCAGCCTTGGAGACTGTACGCTTGGCAGTTCAGCTGATGTCTCTCAACACAGACactggaagacagccctgagcaataaGAAATTTCTCTCCAGTTCTCCATTTCCTTGCTAAGGGAGAATCTCAGAGCAGAGGCAATATCTGAGACCTATTTTTCAAGCAAGgtttcttaattaaaaacaaacaaacaaacaaaccaacaacatATTTGCAAATCTCATCACATGAAAGACCTCATGTGAAAGAGCAGACGTTTGCTTTGCCTTCCTGCCTGGTGTCCAGCCCAGGCTGGGCTTTTCTAGTAGTTGTTGATGTCACGGATTCCCCTCTGAGGATGAAAGTCCAATAGGTACCTTAAATTTGGTGGGATGGTTGTCTGGGATGCTGTCCCTGCACAGACAACTGTAGCAGCTCCCCATGACGTCAGCATAAGAGGTAATCCCTGGGAGTGGACACAA from the Apteryx mantelli isolate bAptMan1 chromosome 25, bAptMan1.hap1, whole genome shotgun sequence genome contains:
- the FRS3 gene encoding fibroblast growth factor receptor substrate 3, with amino-acid sequence MGSCYSCLCRDSIPDNHPTKFKVTNVDDEGNELGSGIMELTQTELILHTHKRDAVRWPYLCLRRYGYDSNLFSFESGRRCQTGQGIFAFKCSRAEEIFNLLQDLMQCNSINVVEEPVVITRNSHPTEREISRTPQTPNNLGYTVPGFPNGFPSFPGETLSYSTARPPSVSSLRHSSVGEDSTHALIGPDEQSHIYVNTANGDQELRGRHCMHSLPEVHPPFPHRNHSCSLEDRNPQVFLQPGEVKFVLGPTSTYRHMVKQDSICQHHRECRMHFCAPNNNNNECEDECPSPQCVYENVNGLLPPSSTSLRRGGRLKLTREDLGLTGCSHRRTALLHYENLPSLPPVWECQPLQRGEEDTDTGDGLTPSPNGYPEAGEDDPLQNYMNSENTALHRGSGLRLSGFLPKPRRNCMSSVFNFDFPRPCPEQPRQLNYIQVELEAEPHKGHQNPLVPHAPPPATHEARRTDSYAVIDLKKTAAMSNLQRALPRDDGTSRKTRHNSTDLPL